From the Trifolium pratense cultivar HEN17-A07 linkage group LG4, ARS_RC_1.1, whole genome shotgun sequence genome, the window agcttgaagtatgtttcagaAGAGTTGAAAaggtcttgcgtgttacaaggtggagatcatggtgggtatactttggtggaaactcggtttgaggtggagtcttccaatagtggtagacaatcaacattagctcttggctatctaatcggagatagggaggagagtggtattgttgaaccaaaggggatgaccatggagaccttgtggattatgtttcaattgtggctgaagaagtgcaagaccttgagaggatcttcagggagacaattgaaagcaacatgtgatcagacttggtaacttgtgagactgctggaggtagttggatacaaggagagtttgatgttgcaacttgtggaaccgcctaaaattccaaggttggtttggagccaagcaaaacttcgagagtacggaaggcattccggggtcgaagagtggtgaaggcttgtagggctatcgcaaaatcccatggatagtcggaggcaagcgattcttcaggaggacggaaaaggcacaatccgggggctgaagagggatggtggagcttgttgagctatctaaaattccgatgatagttgggagcaagcgtttcttcagggaggtacgAACTTGACCAGttcggagtctgaagagggtgcggtgaatcttgtggggctacctaaaatcctatggtagtgggatgcaagatcttcatgagagcggaaggcattccgaggatgaagaAGGAGGTACAATCCGAtgatcttgaatagaagattcaagatggagagagcagcacggtggttgatatgggatcaccatcgatttaaaggcaaggtggagaattgttggatatgccttgaaatctcggtaacaaaaagttggaaaaaatatattttgtgaaagaatatattttttgtggaaaaatatatttttgtgaaaaaaaatatatttccttGGAGGCcactttgacttggatttgttttattttaaaatagatttgttactaattttttggcatatatttttctataaatagggatcactttattcatagaaaaataaagaaagtagagatgtagaggcaaggattagggtttgccaccacacaagggctagggttttagagaggaaaaagagttttctcttggtacaactctagggtgggtgaactatctttgtggtacatcttgggaaacacttatcaaattgagtctcttggccacgggaagagattcgggttttgggtagaattaggattaattcttgtaacccaattggaatttctttgtagcgttactctttgatatagtggaacggaggggctgctctctcccccagactaggtcattattggaccgaactgggtaaacaaattatcgtgttctttcttctcctttatcttgtttatcgtttattattattgcttattccgcttaatcattggttgtcgttctattgctccacacatcaagttcttttattggtgtgatttttatagacgaattcacaacaagcttgttaccaaacacctctaattttttgaaacaagcttataagctcatataataaactataagctagcttatttgtgttaccaaacagagcctaattCAAgcacaaatttatcattttgttATGTTGATACAATAATTTCACTTGCATTTTACGTATTTGATCTCTTAATCTCGTGGCATACACgtagtaataataattgttGCTTTGTCACTGTACTTAAAATGAGTTTACGTGGGACCAgcattattttaaataattattgaGATTTTGGAGTTTGTTTTTCTCAaggttttaattttaaatttctcttttatttatttattttttttttatgttgagcTCGTACGAAGTAAAACTCTCTGATTTTAAATGAGCATTCTATTAGTGAATGATGACATTGATGTCGCTAAAATTAGTCGATTTTGAGTCTGGTAAAAAGTTttcaagaaacaaaaataaaacctcAATAGCAATTTATATATTGCATCAaaatatccttaaaaaaaatattgcatcaAAATAATctgttaaaaaaatgaaattaaatcaaacaagtcaaattaaattatatttttactaaataataaaaaatagagcaAGTAGTAACATTTGGTGGTTCATCAAATTTGAAAGGTgggaaaaaaaacaaatttcaaaattaaatttcaagaaaatagTGGGAAGCAGTTACACCCAATATGCCTAATAAACCCCATGAATTATACTAACTCAACCGCTCTCAACCGTTTCCTATTTTTTATGATCaatgtttaaaaattaaatcacacaatttAGACATAACCCATTTTTATCTACTTAATGTTCCATCAATTTCTCTTTTATGTTCcttcaattaaactcaaaaactttatttaattttcatattCCAAACTTGTATTAATATGAAAGCATTACAAAGATTGTAACTGACGGTATATCACACTATCTAACGCTCTCTTTGTTATTTATTACAGTCAGCTACTTCATGCTTCAACTCTAATAATAAAACCGTTACACAATCTTTCTATCTATCTTACATTAGAGTTTCATTTCATATTCACATGTATATATATTCCTATGTAAACATAACAACAACATTAGATAGTGTAACATTTTTCTTATgtgacaaacaaaacaaaaatgatgttttcttgtagagttgtcgttgttttgtttgttttggtttttgttaTGATGATGGTTGAGGTGGATTTAGTAGAATGTGGTAATGGAGGTGTTAGGAATTATATTAGTTGGGAAGATATGATGGTTGATGAACAAAGATTAGTTCTTAAGAAGAATATTAATCATAATGAGAGAGTTATTATTGTTGATCAGAATGGATATGGACATTCTAAAACTGTTCAAGGTGCAGTTGATTTAGTTCCTGATTGGAATCAACACCGAGTCAAAATCTACATTTTTCCCGGAATTTACAGGTTCGTAattacaaaataatattttttttatcagtagaaatctatgaagcaccgacactgACACTGATACATACATGTCATCATAATTTGTGTCGGAACTTAGACACATATTTGACACCGAACATTTGATCATAAGTGTTGGTTCTACATAGATAGACACATATCTGACACCGAACATGCATTTGATCAGAAGTGTTGGTTCGTTGGTTCTACACAGACACATATCTGACACTGAACACACATTTGATCAGAAGGGTTGGTTCTACGGAGGTAGAAAcatgatttgtttgtttttcttactAACTATTGGTTTATATGAAATTTGTGCAGAGAAAGAGTGTTTGTGCCAATCACAAAACCTTATATATCATTTATAGGTAGAAGAAATGAAACAGCAAGTCCTGTAATTACATGGAACAGTAAATCGTCAGATAAAGGTCCAAATGGTCAAACATTGGGAACTTATGGTTCAGCAACTGTAGCAATTGATTCAAATTTTTTCTGTGCAACTGAGGTTACTTTTGAGGTAAGCACACAATTTTcaacatggttttaaattgcaattACGGTTTATGTTGCAATCCTTGGTATTGCAGACAAATGCAACCAATACAACTCAAATTTTGTTTACAGCCGCAATTGTAGTTACAGACCGCAATTTAACGTCATTCTTTGTGTGGTGGAGGCAGAACACAGTGGTTGCATTAGCAGGTGGACAAGGAATGCAAGCAGTTGCACTAAGAGTAAACAGTGATAAAGCAATGTTTTATAGAGTTAAGATTAAAGGAACACAAGACACTCTCTTGGACAACACAGGAACTCACTACTTCTATAGATGTATCATCCAAGGAAAAGTTGATTTCATCTTTGGCAGTGCAAAATCACTTTATGAGGTAAAATTATCGCTTTTCCATGTTTTTGACTAAAACAAAACTAGTTTCATCcggtgttgtcaaatagcagtTATAGTGGCGCGAATGCTATATAGTACAATCCTGTCAAATAGCGGTTATCTATGAAGTATAGACACTCCTCAAATTAGTTGTGTCACCGACAAGACAccaacacttatgattacacttaattatgtcattttttcaaattattatcggtgttgacgtgtcagtgtctgtgtcgtgtccgGTACTCGTGTCTGTGTTCGTGGTTCATAGGTGTTATAACAGTGGATTTGAATGATTCTGACATTTAAAGTGGCTGGTTTGTACTTATCAGAAATGTAGGCTTCAATCAATAGCTGAGAACTTTGGAGCAATTGCAGCACACCATAGAGATTCACCACTTCAAGATACAGGATTTTCTTTTGTAAGATGCAGTATTAGAGGAACAGGAAATATTTTACTCGGAAGAGCATGGGGAGCCTACTCGAGAATAATTTACTCAAGTTGTAATATGGATGATATTATTAAACCTGAAGGCTGGTCAGAATGGAATCATCCAGATAGAAGAAAGTATGTATAACATTACCTGTTCTCTacgtagcaccgacacttcaaattgaaaGTGTGTCTGGTGTCCGACATGTGTCAGTGTTTAGCACTGACGATGTTCATGTCTGTGTCAGTGCTTTATACCTGTTTTACATATGACATTTTATACATATGCATTTGATTTTTCAGGACTGCAGTGTTTGGTGAATATAATTGCCATGGAAAAGGAGCAGATAGAATACAAAGGGTACCTTGGTCAAAAGCATTAAGCTATGGAGAAGCAAAGCCTTACTTGGACATTAACTTCATAAATGGAAATCAGTGGCTCAGACTATAGTGTAACAATGCAACAATCAAATGACATATATTCATTAGTTCTATCCTTGTTTATGATCTTTCCAATGAAACATGGCCTTTTAAGTGATGctttttatttgtatatatgTGATAACTAATAGACTAGTGTAGGGTCCTAGATGTTCAATCTCTATAATAGTTGTAACTAGTTAGTACGCAAAGAAGAAAGGAAATTAAGGATAGACATGGATATTGGTTTTGAACTAGAACTACTTCCTCTAAAAATGCTTAACTGATAACTCCTCTAAAGTACTTAACTGATTTTTTATCCAAAGCGTATGttagataaaataaagcaaGTATCACTTGTTCGTGTATTAGAGGAGAAATCAGTTACTTTTTACCCGCAAAGTTGATATCAAATTTCACATTAACGTGAACAAGTAGAGTGTCCGAAGTTTGAACTTGacctctgcatatataatgcgtTGTTCCTATCAAATGTTTTTAATTCTACTCATGATACTTtggcttaaaaaaaatattatcatatcaTACACATTGATATTGTGTCTAGAATTAATTcctcaaaatattttaattgttgatACTTGATATGGAAGGT encodes:
- the LOC123923678 gene encoding pectinesterase QRT1-like; its protein translation is MMFSCRVVVVLFVLVFVMMMVEVDLVECGNGGVRNYISWEDMMVDEQRLVLKKNINHNERVIIVDQNGYGHSKTVQGAVDLVPDWNQHRVKIYIFPGIYRERVFVPITKPYISFIGRRNETASPVITWNSKSSDKGPNGQTLGTYGSATVAIDSNFFCATEVTFENTVVALAGGQGMQAVALRVNSDKAMFYRVKIKGTQDTLLDNTGTHYFYRCIIQGKVDFIFGSAKSLYEKCRLQSIAENFGAIAAHHRDSPLQDTGFSFVRCSIRGTGNILLGRAWGAYSRIIYSSCNMDDIIKPEGWSEWNHPDRRKTAVFGEYNCHGKGADRIQRVPWSKALSYGEAKPYLDINFINGNQWLRL